In Candidatus Legionella polyplacis, the following are encoded in one genomic region:
- a CDS encoding NGG1p interacting factor NIF3, which yields MENLIYKIITYIPKNSVEKVKKALFLSGAGKLGNYKEVSWQCLGIGQFKPLKNANPTIGKINSLTYVKEYKVEMICESKYIHNAIKALKTVHPYEEPAYEIIKLEKFIK from the coding sequence ATGGAAAATTTAATATATAAAATAATTACATATATTCCAAAAAATAGTGTAGAAAAAGTCAAAAAAGCACTTTTTTTATCTGGTGCTGGAAAATTAGGAAATTATAAAGAAGTAAGTTGGCAATGTTTGGGTATTGGTCAGTTTAAACCATTAAAAAATGCAAATCCTACTATCGGAAAAATAAATTCTCTTACTTATGTTAAAGAATATAAAGTAGAAATGATTTGTGAATCTAAATATATTCATAATGCAATAAAAGCACTAAAAACAGTTCATCCATATGAAGAACCAGCATATGAAATAATAAAATTAGAAAAATTTATAAAATAA
- a CDS encoding thioredoxin family protein has translation MIQTASSMIQLGTKAYPFSLIDVISGNIISFPPNNVIINAIVLMFICNHCPYVKHINKKLSEISLFYKNKNINFYAINSNDIKKYPEDSPENMKKIAIKNNYSFPYLYDETQKVAKIYKATCTPDFYIFNKKLLLVYRGQFDDSRPHNNIKVTGKSIKNAIENLINGIPIDTNQKPSIGCNIKWKI, from the coding sequence ATGATACAAACCGCTTCTAGCATGATACAGTTAGGAACTAAAGCATATCCATTTTCATTAATAGACGTTATCAGTGGAAATATTATATCATTTCCACCAAATAATGTAATTATCAATGCGATTGTTTTAATGTTTATATGTAATCATTGCCCATATGTTAAACATATTAATAAAAAATTATCAGAAATATCTTTATTTTATAAAAATAAAAATATAAATTTTTATGCCATTAATTCTAATGATATAAAAAAATACCCAGAAGATTCTCCAGAAAATATGAAAAAAATAGCTATCAAAAATAACTATTCTTTTCCTTATCTTTATGATGAAACACAAAAAGTTGCTAAAATTTATAAAGCAACTTGCACTCCAGATTTTTATATCTTTAATAAAAAATTACTTTTAGTATATAGAGGTCAATTTGACGATTCCAGACCACACAATAATATAAAAGTTACTGGTAAATCTATTAAAAATGCTATTGAAAATCTAATTAATGGGATTCCAATAGATACAAATCAAAAACCAAGTATAGGATGTAATATAAAATGGAAAATTTAA
- a CDS encoding enhanced entry protein EnhB — translation MINHKFILFTLNILLTSISIAQTIFPNGCKKNGFYFNNKNLFINISGKQSLYLFYNYSKFPIKLTQNKEQKKIINFFLIVTTILDSMHWSAFSLDTKNFCFECFIKKNNIFHKIKCINVLYICQYTNVKFTSSNYGTYWVSSNKKLENIIKETINKGIYLHW, via the coding sequence ATGATTAATCATAAATTTATACTATTTACTCTAAATATTTTATTAACTTCCATATCTATTGCACAAACTATATTTCCAAATGGATGTAAAAAAAATGGATTTTATTTTAATAATAAAAATTTATTTATAAATATTTCTGGAAAACAATCATTATACTTATTTTATAATTACAGTAAATTTCCTATTAAACTTACTCAAAATAAAGAACAAAAAAAAATAATAAATTTTTTTTTAATAGTTACAACAATTCTTGATTCTATGCATTGGTCCGCTTTTTCTCTAGATACAAAAAATTTTTGTTTTGAATGTTTTATAAAAAAAAATAATATTTTTCATAAAATAAAATGTATAAATGTATTATATATATGTCAATATACAAATGTAAAATTTACTTCTAGTAATTATGGAACTTATTGGGTATCATCCAATAAAAAATTAGAAAATATTATTAAAGAAACAATAAACAAAGGTATTTACTTACATTGGTAA
- a CDS encoding NAD-glutamate dehydrogenase domain-containing protein, whose translation MKWNLKKIEREFINFKKVWINYFKYFLDRKFNKEKVKIFYKKYKCIFPLSYIKDVSPKTAVDDIQFVELLSKKNSLLVNFNRFLNKKKEYFYFKIYKFNSSIILSNILYIIKNFGLQIISEQSYIFNFREDKNIWISNLILLNNKNIKINMYYAKRLIQDAFKNIYLGYVENDNLNRLILSANLSYREISILRMYAKYFKQIKFIFSKKIIERILNHNIFLTKYLIKLFRLRFKPNIKNRKYYYKLLLDDIYQNLSRITNLTEDKVIRQYVQTIIHTLRTNYYQYDNTNKELYKNYISIKLDSKNIPYIPKPYPFCEIFVYSVQFEGIHLRGGKISRGGIRWSDRKKDFRTEILGLMKTQQIKNSLIIPSGAKGGFIIKNDRCEVVDCYKYFIKGMLDITDNYKNGNIIKPVNVVCFDEDDAYLVVAADKGTSNFSDIANKISYEYSFWLGDAFASGGSNGYNHKKIGITAKGAWESIKSHFYEINFDINNSYFTVIGIGDMSGDVFGNGMLLSNKIHLLGAFNHIHIFIDPNPNAEISFKERKRLFYLPNSTWKDYNVNLISEGGGVFNRSEKFISVSKEMKKVFNINNNIIEPNDLIKILLKSKVDFLWSAGIGTFIKSSYEDHVDVKDKINDLIRIDGKDLKCKMIGEGGNLGLTQLARTEFALNGGLIYTDFIDNVAGVHCSDKEVNIKILLDNINNFHKLVKNERNDLLLNVKNEVVLSILKDHNNQLKIINILYIQSNLLVDLHSDYIDFLEINEKFERDLYFLPSKKYLLKRKIYKKGLLKPEISILISYSKILLKKTILELNINNNLFFNKILLNYFPSVLQKKYFKDIENHPLKREIISTQLSNSIINDMGFSFIYQIKNDTGSSIISIIYSYLISKNIFNFEKIWKKIEKLDNVLYFSVKYNLYILQIRLLYRVIRWILENHKNKNNINIDLIIEHYKYKLSLIKTNLLNSLLYKELLNSVFFVQNYVSLEISQSLLDDCVLLEFLVSFIDVIYVEDKTNININEIVDIYLYIEKILKFNWLRSKILSYSIDNYLDFSIREEFLKDIQLQQRKIVTHCIYFYKKNKKDLVTSLNQWVDYNFDLINNWKIILSKFKMNSIYNFNVIYMFIRKLLTLTDIFLKKF comes from the coding sequence ATGAAATGGAATTTAAAAAAAATTGAAAGAGAATTTATTAATTTTAAAAAAGTTTGGATTAATTATTTTAAATATTTTTTAGATAGGAAATTTAATAAGGAAAAAGTAAAGATTTTTTATAAAAAATATAAGTGTATATTTCCTTTATCATATATTAAAGATGTTTCACCAAAAACAGCTGTTGATGATATTCAGTTTGTTGAATTATTATCAAAAAAAAATTCATTATTAGTTAATTTCAATAGATTCTTAAATAAGAAAAAAGAGTATTTTTATTTTAAAATTTATAAATTTAATAGTTCAATTATATTATCAAATATTTTATATATTATTAAAAATTTTGGATTACAAATTATCAGTGAACAATCTTATATTTTTAATTTTAGAGAAGATAAAAATATATGGATAAGTAATTTAATACTACTTAATAATAAGAATATCAAAATTAATATGTATTATGCAAAGAGGTTGATACAAGATGCTTTTAAAAATATTTATTTAGGATATGTAGAAAATGATAATTTAAATAGATTAATTCTTTCTGCTAATTTATCTTATAGAGAAATATCTATTTTAAGAATGTATGCAAAATATTTTAAACAAATAAAATTTATTTTTAGTAAAAAAATTATAGAACGTATACTGAATCACAACATTTTTTTAACCAAATATCTAATTAAATTATTTAGATTACGCTTTAAACCAAATATTAAGAATAGAAAGTATTATTATAAATTATTGTTAGATGATATATATCAGAATTTATCCAGAATAACTAATTTAACAGAAGATAAAGTAATTAGACAGTATGTACAAACCATTATTCACACATTAAGGACTAATTATTATCAATATGATAATACCAATAAAGAACTATATAAAAATTATATATCGATTAAATTAGATAGTAAAAATATACCATATATTCCAAAACCATATCCTTTTTGTGAAATTTTTGTTTATTCAGTTCAATTTGAGGGTATTCATTTAAGAGGTGGGAAGATTTCTAGAGGAGGTATACGTTGGTCAGATAGAAAAAAAGATTTTAGAACGGAAATATTGGGATTAATGAAAACTCAGCAAATAAAAAATTCATTAATTATTCCTAGTGGAGCAAAAGGAGGTTTTATAATTAAAAATGATCGATGTGAAGTAGTTGATTGTTATAAATATTTTATAAAGGGAATGTTAGATATTACTGACAATTATAAAAATGGTAATATTATTAAACCTGTTAACGTTGTTTGTTTTGATGAAGATGATGCTTATTTAGTTGTAGCAGCAGATAAAGGAACATCAAATTTTTCGGATATTGCTAATAAAATTTCTTATGAATATAGTTTTTGGTTAGGAGATGCTTTTGCATCTGGAGGTTCAAATGGATATAATCATAAAAAAATTGGTATTACTGCTAAGGGTGCATGGGAATCAATTAAATCGCATTTCTATGAAATAAATTTTGATATAAATAATAGTTATTTTACAGTTATTGGAATAGGAGATATGTCTGGAGATGTATTTGGAAATGGAATGTTACTATCGAATAAAATTCATTTATTAGGAGCGTTTAATCATATTCATATTTTTATAGATCCAAATCCTAATGCAGAAATAAGTTTTAAAGAACGTAAACGATTATTTTATTTACCTAATTCTACTTGGAAAGATTATAATGTTAATTTAATATCTGAAGGCGGTGGAGTTTTTAATCGTTCTGAAAAATTTATTTCTGTCAGTAAAGAAATGAAAAAGGTTTTTAATATTAATAATAATATTATTGAACCTAATGATTTAATAAAAATTTTATTAAAGTCTAAAGTTGATTTTTTATGGAGTGCTGGTATTGGCACATTTATAAAATCTAGTTATGAAGATCATGTCGATGTAAAAGATAAGATAAATGATTTGATTCGTATTGACGGAAAAGATTTGAAATGTAAAATGATTGGTGAGGGAGGTAATTTAGGTTTAACTCAATTAGCTAGAACAGAATTTGCATTAAATGGTGGATTAATATATACAGATTTTATAGATAATGTTGCTGGAGTTCATTGTTCAGATAAGGAAGTTAATATTAAAATTTTATTAGATAATATTAATAATTTTCATAAATTAGTTAAAAATGAACGTAATGATTTATTGTTAAATGTTAAAAATGAAGTTGTTTTATCAATATTAAAAGATCACAATAATCAATTGAAAATTATTAATATTCTTTATATACAATCTAATTTATTAGTAGATTTGCATAGTGATTATATTGATTTTTTGGAAATTAATGAAAAATTTGAACGGGATTTATATTTTTTGCCTAGTAAAAAATATTTATTAAAACGTAAAATTTATAAAAAAGGATTATTAAAACCAGAAATATCGATTCTAATAAGTTATAGTAAAATACTTTTAAAAAAAACAATTTTAGAACTAAATATTAATAATAATTTATTTTTTAATAAAATTTTATTAAATTATTTTCCATCTGTTTTACAAAAAAAATACTTTAAAGATATAGAAAATCATCCGCTAAAACGTGAAATAATATCAACACAACTTAGTAACTCAATTATAAATGATATGGGATTTTCTTTTATTTATCAAATAAAAAATGATACAGGATCTTCTATTATTTCTATAATATATTCTTATTTGATATCAAAAAATATTTTTAATTTTGAAAAAATATGGAAAAAAATTGAAAAACTGGATAATGTATTATATTTTAGTGTAAAATATAATTTGTATATCTTACAGATAAGATTATTATATAGAGTTATACGATGGATTTTAGAAAATCATAAAAATAAAAATAATATAAATATAGATTTAATTATTGAACATTATAAATATAAATTATCATTAATAAAAACAAATTTATTAAATTCCTTATTATATAAGGAATTGTTAAATTCTGTTTTTTTTGTTCAAAATTATGTTAGTTTAGAAATTTCACAATCATTGTTAGATGATTGTGTTCTATTAGAATTTTTAGTATCTTTTATAGATGTTATTTATGTAGAAGATAAAACTAATATTAATATTAATGAAATTGTTGATATCTATTTATACATAGAAAAAATTTTGAAATTTAATTGGTTAAGAAGTAAAATTCTTTCATATTCAATAGATAATTATTTAGATTTTTCAATTAGAGAAGAATTTTTAAAAGATATTCAATTACAACAAAGAAAAATAGTAACACATTGTATTTATTTTTATAAAAAAAATAAAAAAGATCTAGTAACATCATTAAATCAATGGGTTGATTATAATTTTGATTTGATAAATAATTGGAAAATTATTTTATCAAAATTTAAGATGAACTCTATATATAATTTCAATGTGATTTATATGTTTATTCGTAAATTATTAACGTTAACCGATATTTTTTTAAAAAAGTTTTAA
- the ygfZ gene encoding CAF17-like 4Fe-4S cluster assembly/insertion protein YgfZ yields MKSYKIGSRIFTFYKSSLQKEFTYKKNKNYLFCLSNLSILSIYGKQSFNMLQSQLTCNLNKINLNLMQKGTICNERGQISSCLDIIFWKNFHLILSNDMLKEVNILLKVPALLSNVKIKNQNKYYIYGFYLVNKQDLLPFHSSLLLNIKQNKIIKTKNLFCYPINKKLFILIIYKKNKDIIINDFKQSNQIKGSLSWHRLQIENKIFSICKETTKIFTPNKLNLLPSQYISLNKGCYKGQEIINKLFYKSKKKYFLKHFIIKKKDKPFPGKKFFDLKNIELGKFVDICPISYSKYLTLVSINTNKKIYSIKLEK; encoded by the coding sequence ATGAAATCTTATAAAATAGGAAGTCGAATTTTCACATTTTATAAATCTTCTTTACAAAAAGAATTTACATACAAAAAAAATAAAAATTATCTTTTTTGTTTATCTAACTTATCCATATTATCTATATATGGAAAACAATCTTTTAATATGTTACAAAGCCAATTGACTTGTAATTTAAATAAAATTAATTTAAATTTAATGCAAAAAGGAACTATTTGTAATGAAAGAGGACAAATTTCTAGTTGCTTAGATATAATTTTTTGGAAAAATTTTCATTTAATTTTATCTAATGACATGTTAAAAGAAGTTAATATTTTATTAAAAGTACCTGCGCTTTTATCTAATGTAAAAATAAAAAATCAAAATAAATATTATATTTATGGATTTTACCTTGTAAATAAACAAGATTTGCTTCCATTCCATTCATCATTATTGCTAAACATAAAACAAAATAAAATAATTAAAACTAAAAATCTTTTTTGTTACCCTATAAATAAAAAATTATTCATACTGATAATATATAAAAAAAATAAAGATATAATTATTAATGATTTTAAACAATCTAATCAAATTAAAGGCTCTTTATCTTGGCATAGATTACAAATTGAAAATAAAATTTTTTCAATTTGTAAAGAAACAACAAAAATATTTACACCTAATAAACTTAATTTATTACCATCACAATATATATCTTTAAACAAAGGATGTTATAAAGGACAAGAAATTATCAATAAATTATTTTATAAATCTAAAAAAAAATATTTTTTAAAACATTTTATTATCAAAAAAAAAGATAAACCGTTTCCTGGAAAAAAATTTTTTGATTTAAAAAATATAGAGTTAGGAAAATTCGTTGATATATGCCCAATATCATATTCTAAATACTTAACATTAGTCAGTATAAATACAAATAAAAAAATATATTCTATAAAATTAGAAAAATAA
- a CDS encoding FAD assembly factor SdhE codes for MINSILSKRYRKIKWRCRRGILELDLIFRKFVNNNISLLSNKQLFFFEILINYDDQVLFDWFMGYKFPSDKNIQNIIETININNFIYK; via the coding sequence ATGATTAATAGTATTTTATCAAAAAGATACAGAAAAATTAAATGGCGTTGTAGAAGAGGTATACTTGAATTAGATTTAATTTTTAGAAAATTCGTTAATAATAATATTTCTCTATTATCTAATAAACAATTATTTTTTTTTGAAATATTGATTAATTATGATGATCAAGTTTTATTTGATTGGTTTATGGGTTATAAATTTCCTTCAGATAAAAATATTCAAAACATTATTGAAACTATTAATATTAATAATTTTATTTATAAATAA
- the asnS gene encoding asparagine--tRNA ligase, with translation MYKTYTIKDCFNKKNKINKIIKINGWIKTKRDSQKKLSFIDLNDGSCIQSIQIVASNNLQNYEKEILKLTTGCSINVIGLLTLSKGKKQNIEIYAKVIKVIGWIKNMEYYPIQAKYHTLQFLRKIPHLRPRTKIISAITRIRHSLSLIIHNYFHKKGYFWINAPIITTNDCEGSSKMFRVSNLDLLKLPKTMDGKINFKKDFFEKETFLTVSTQLNTEAYCLSMSKVYTFGPTFRAENSNTSKHLSEFWMIEPEIAFASLKDICKISKNIILHLCKKILDEREDELKFLNDFIDTKLINKLENIIKFGFEIISYTNCIKILNKSQISFRYPIKWGIDLQTEHERYLTEKIFKKPIIITNYPKQIKSFYMRLNNDNNTVAAMDMIFPNIGEIIGGGQREERIEILDNRIQECGLNKEHYQWYRDLRIYGTVPHAGFGLGFERLISFITGIYNVRDVIPFPRTPGNAYY, from the coding sequence ATGTATAAAACATACACAATCAAAGATTGCTTCAATAAAAAAAATAAAATAAATAAAATTATTAAAATCAATGGGTGGATTAAAACAAAACGTGATTCTCAAAAAAAATTATCATTTATTGATTTAAATGATGGATCATGTATACAGTCAATACAAATTGTTGCATCTAATAATTTACAAAATTACGAAAAAGAAATTTTAAAATTGACAACTGGTTGCTCAATTAATGTTATAGGTCTTTTAACTTTATCAAAAGGTAAAAAACAAAATATTGAAATTTACGCTAAAGTTATAAAAGTCATAGGATGGATAAAAAATATGGAATATTATCCAATACAAGCAAAATACCATACACTACAATTTTTAAGAAAAATACCTCATCTTAGACCTAGAACTAAAATTATAAGCGCAATTACCAGAATAAGACATTCGTTATCTTTAATTATTCATAATTACTTTCATAAAAAAGGATATTTTTGGATTAATGCACCAATTATAACAACTAATGACTGTGAAGGATCTAGTAAAATGTTTAGAGTAAGTAATTTAGATTTGCTTAAATTACCAAAAACAATGGATGGAAAAATAAACTTTAAAAAAGATTTTTTTGAAAAAGAAACATTCTTAACAGTTTCAACTCAATTAAATACAGAAGCTTATTGCTTATCAATGTCTAAAGTATATACTTTTGGACCAACTTTTAGAGCTGAAAATTCTAATACTAGTAAACATTTATCAGAATTCTGGATGATTGAACCAGAAATAGCATTTGCTTCCTTAAAAGATATTTGTAAAATAAGCAAGAATATTATTTTACATTTATGTAAAAAAATACTAGATGAAAGAGAAGATGAACTAAAATTTCTTAATGATTTTATCGATACAAAATTAATTAATAAATTAGAAAATATTATTAAATTTGGATTCGAAATTATTTCATATACTAATTGTATAAAAATATTAAATAAATCTCAAATCTCATTTCGATATCCCATAAAATGGGGAATTGATTTGCAAACAGAACATGAACGTTACCTTACAGAAAAAATATTCAAGAAACCTATAATAATTACAAATTATCCAAAACAAATTAAAAGTTTTTATATGAGACTTAATAATGATAATAATACAGTAGCAGCTATGGATATGATTTTTCCTAATATTGGAGAAATTATTGGTGGAGGACAAAGAGAAGAACGTATAGAAATACTAGATAATAGAATTCAAGAATGTGGCTTAAATAAAGAACATTATCAATGGTATAGAGATCTTAGAATTTATGGAACAGTACCTCATGCAGGATTTGGTTTAGGTTTTGAAAGACTAATTAGTTTTATCACCGGAATTTATAATGTTCGTGATGTCATACCATTTCCTAGAACTCCAGGCAATGCATATTATTAA
- a CDS encoding ribonucleotide-diphosphate reductase subunit beta, producing the protein MLFIKNDNQNTKKKIQKKFNKFNKINSNRIHVDDKKIINCRADLNQLVPLKYNWAWEKYLLSCANHWMPNEINMNNDIILWKNPQSLNNNERLIIKRSLGFFSTADSLVANNLVLAIYRHITNPECRQYLLRQAFEEALHTHAYQYIVESLGLDESEIFNMYKEIPSVSKKAAWALPFTQNLSDPYFKTGTLKNDQKLLNDLIAFYIVFEGIFFYVGFVQILSMGRQNKMIGTSEQFQYILRDESMHMNFGIDLINQIKHENPHLWTENFKKQIISLINEGVNLEYQYAVDTIKNDILGMNIKMFKEYLYFIANRRLNQIGLPMIYSNINNPFPWMSEIIDLKKEKNFFETRVTEYQSGGVLNWDDDY; encoded by the coding sequence ATGTTATTTATAAAAAATGACAATCAAAATACTAAAAAAAAAATACAAAAAAAATTTAATAAATTTAATAAAATTAATTCAAATAGAATTCATGTTGATGATAAAAAAATTATTAATTGCAGAGCAGATCTTAATCAACTTGTACCACTAAAATATAATTGGGCATGGGAAAAATATTTGTTATCTTGTGCAAATCATTGGATGCCTAATGAAATAAACATGAACAACGATATTATTCTATGGAAAAATCCACAATCATTAAACAATAATGAACGATTAATTATTAAAAGAAGTTTAGGTTTTTTTTCTACTGCTGATTCTTTAGTGGCTAATAATTTAGTACTAGCTATTTATAGACACATTACTAATCCAGAATGTAGACAATACCTACTTAGGCAAGCTTTTGAAGAAGCTTTGCATACACATGCATATCAATATATAGTTGAAAGCTTAGGATTAGATGAATCTGAAATATTTAATATGTATAAAGAAATTCCTTCTGTTTCTAAAAAAGCTGCCTGGGCTTTACCTTTTACACAAAATTTAAGTGATCCTTATTTTAAAACAGGAACATTGAAAAACGATCAAAAATTATTAAATGACCTTATTGCATTTTACATAGTTTTTGAAGGAATATTTTTTTATGTAGGATTTGTTCAAATTCTTTCAATGGGTAGACAAAACAAAATGATTGGTACTTCTGAACAATTTCAATATATTTTAAGAGATGAATCTATGCATATGAATTTTGGAATTGATTTGATCAATCAAATTAAACATGAAAATCCTCATTTATGGACAGAAAATTTTAAAAAACAAATTATTTCATTAATAAATGAAGGAGTAAATCTTGAATATCAATACGCAGTTGATACAATAAAAAATGACATTTTAGGAATGAATATAAAAATGTTCAAAGAATATTTATATTTCATCGCTAATAGAAGACTTAATCAAATTGGATTGCCAATGATATATTCCAATATAAATAATCCATTTCCATGGATGAGTGAAATTATAGATTTAAAAAAAGAAAAAAATTTCTTTGAAACTCGAGTAACAGAATATCAAAGCGGAGGAGTTTTAAATTGGGATGATGATTATTAA